From Salarias fasciatus chromosome 5, fSalaFa1.1, whole genome shotgun sequence, a single genomic window includes:
- the LOC115388455 gene encoding ADP-ribosylation factor 5 yields MGVTISQLFSRFMSKTPVRILMVGLDAAGKTTLLYKLKLSEVVTTIPTIGFNVETVEYRNISFTVWDVGGQTIIRPLWRHYYTNTQGLIFVVDSSDKERMKEAADELHRILEDDMLRGVALLVFANKQDMPGAVSVSDVTEALGLSGVSRPWFVQASCAVTGSGLTEGLDWLSDQIR; encoded by the exons ATGGGTGTCACCATCTCTCAACTCTTCTCCAGGTTCATGTCCAAGACTCCAGTCAGGATTCTAATGG TGGGTCTGGATGCGGCTGGTAAAACCACCCTGCTGTACAAACTGAAGCTGTCTGAGGTCGTCACCACCATCCCGACCATCG gctttAATGTGGAGACGGTGGAGTACAGGAACATCAGTTTCACAGTCTGGGACGTTGGTGGTCAGACCATCATCAGACCGCTGTGGAGACATTACTACACCAACACACAG ggtttGATCTTCGTGGTGGACAGCAGCGATAAGGAGAGGATGAAAGAAGCTGCGGACGAGCTGCACAGAATT TTGGAAGATGACATGCTGAGGGGCGTGGCCCTGCTGGTGTTCGCCAACAAACAGGATATGCCCGGAGCCGTGTCAGTCAGTGACGTCACGGAGGCTCTCGGCCTATCAGGAGTCTCACGGCCG TGGTTCGTCCAGGCGTCCTGCGCCGTCACGGGCTCCGGCCTGACTGAAGGCCTGGACTGGCTCTCAGACCAGATCCGGTAG